A DNA window from Labrus mixtus chromosome 4, fLabMix1.1, whole genome shotgun sequence contains the following coding sequences:
- the LOC132972839 gene encoding maternal protein exuperantia-1-like translates to MQNSDGAEKCRQSLVFFDLETTGLDQSCEIVQLAAVSGGHSLNLYVIPRCRMQPGAAKVTGFRVRRHRLYLHRQLVLTNSLREVLVSFIAFLQMLERPLVVGHNIRRFDCRLLARALDELDLRAEFDSSISGCVDTLLLTREMLKDRDLKSFRQENLVRELLGVDYKAHDALEDVRALQALYSVLQPTPELIHRHRFTLDTMKNKPAVKAAKSKVACAPPQQRPLWEHFRKTVKLTGDKAEEHEEEPKSVTYNEIITQATGSLVDSRTHKT, encoded by the exons ATGCAAAACTCAGACGGAGCTGAAAAGTGTCGACAGTCGctggttttctttgacttggAGACAACTGGTCTGG ATCAGAGTTGTGAAATCGTCCAGCTGGCTGCGGTGAGCGGAGGTCACTCCCTCAATCTCTACGTCATCCCTCGATGTCGGATGCAGCCAGGAGCCGCCAAAGTCACCGGCTTCAGGGTTCGCAGACACAGACTGTACCTCCATCGCCAGCTCGTCCTCACCAACTCCCTGAGAGAGGTCCTCGTCTCCTTCATAGCTTTCCTGCAAATGCTCGAACGCCCCCTTGTCGTCGGCCACAACATTCGGCGCTTTGACTGTCGCCTGCTGGCTCGAGCTCTGGACGAACTTGACCTCAGAGCAGAGTTTGACTCTTCGATCTCAGGCTGCGTCGACACTCTGCTGCTGACTCGGGAGATGCTGAAGGACCGCGACCTCAAGAGTTTTCGACAGGAGAACCTGGTCAGGGAGTTACTGGGTGTGGACTACAAGGCCCATGATGCTTTGGAGGATGTGCGGGCATTACAGGCTCTGTACAGTGTGCTTCAGCCCACACCTGAGTTGATCCACAGGCACAGATTTACTCTGGACAccatgaaaaacaaacctgcTGTTAAAGCTGCTAAATCCAAAGTGGCCTGTGCTCCTCCACAACAGCGCCCTCTGTGGGAGCACTTCAGAAAGACAGTGAAGCTCACAGGAGACAAAGCAGAGGAGCATGAGGAAGAACCCAAATCAGTGACGTACAATGAGATAATTACACAGGCGACTGGCAGCTTGGTGGATAGTAGAACACATAAAACATGA
- the mpi gene encoding mannose-6-phosphate isomerase, which translates to MEEVRVFPLTCAVQNYAWGKVGQDSEVAKLVIGGDPLAVVEAGRPYAELWMGAHPKGDAQIKDNRIAQTTLGQWIAHFPACLGSKVKDTFHGQLPFLFKVLSVNTALSIQAHPNRELAARLHAQFPEHYPDNNHKPEMAIALTRFQGLCGFRPVEEILGFLKCVPEFRALVGNEAADELRGCMGNAVQTSQVLKKCFTRMMNCEKKVFVDQLNMLVKRVTEEGAAGKDTSSSNGDLLLRLHSQYPGDIGCFSIYFLNYMVLDPGQAMFLGANEPHAYIYGDCIECMACSDNTVRAGLTPKYIDLNTLCEMLSYTPASASSKIFPCEQDASDPFVSLYDPPVPDFTVMRIQVPASVKQYTVAPVDSASILLVIEGDATATSAAALSDVTLRRGTVLFVSANESVALHITSQSGMNMFRACCLL; encoded by the exons ATGGAGGAAGTAAGAG tgtttccccttACCTGTGCTGTGCAAAACTATGCATGGGGGAAGGTTGGTCAGGACAGCGAGGTGGCCAAACTGGTCATAGGTGGCGACCCGCTTGCTGTCGTCGAGGCGGGCAGGCCTTATGCAGAG CTGTGGATGGGTGCCCACCCGAAAGGTGATGCCCAGATTAAAGACAACAGGATCGCACAGACCACGCTGGGCCAGTGGATCGCCCACTTCCCCGCCTGCCTGGGCTCCAAGGTCAAAGACACCTTCCACGGTCAGCTGCCCTTCCTTTTCAAAGTCCTCTCTGTCAATACAGCTCTGTCCATACAGGCCCACCCCAACAGA GAGTTAGCTGCTCGTCTCCATGCTCAGTTTCCGGAGCACTATCCAGACAACAACCACAAGCCAGAGATGGCCATAGCGCTTACCCGCTTCCAGGGCCTCTGCGGCTTCAGACCAGTGGAGGAGATACTAGGCTTTCTTAAAT GTGTCCCGGAGTTTCGTGCTCTGGTAGGCAATGAGGCGGCGGACGAGCTGCGAGGCTGCATGGGAAATGCAGTTCAAACGAGCCAAGTGCTGAAGAAGTGCTTCACAAGGATGATGAACTGTGAGAAGAAGGTGTTCGTAGATCAGCTCAACATGCTGGTCAAGAGAGTCACTGAGGAGG GGGCAGCAGGGAAGGACACATCCAGCAGTAATGGTGATCTGTTGCTTCGCCTCCACTCCCAGTACCCCGGAGACATCGGCTGCTTCTCCATCTACTTTCTCAACTACATGGTATTGGACCCGGGACAGGCCATGTTCCTGGGAGCCAATGAGCCTCACGCATATATTTATGGAG acTGTATTGAGTGCATGGCCTGCTCAGACAACACAGTGAGAGCCGGTCTCACACCGAAATACATCGACTTGAACACGCTGTGTGAGATGCTGAGCTACACCCCGGCCTCCGCCAGCTCCAAAATCTTCCCGTGTGAACAAGATGCCTCAGACCCCTTTGTGTCCCTGTACGACCCCCCAGTGCCAGACTTCACGGTCATGAGGATACAG GTCCCGGCCTCAGTGAAGCAGTACACTGTAGCGCCGGTCGACAGTGCCAGCATCCTTCTGGTCATTGAAGGGGACGCCACGGCAACCTCAGCCGCCGCCCTCTCTGACGTCACGCTGAGACGCGGCACCGTCCTGTTTGTTTCAGCTAACGAGAGCGTCGCTCTGCACATCACCTCCCAGTCAGGGATGAACATGTTCAGGGCCTGCTGCCTCCTGTAG
- the scamp2 gene encoding secretory carrier-associated membrane protein 2: MSGYDSNPFAEPVADNPFNDPSVTQVTNSSVTPVNQYSPFPKDGLATQTTPAAPSPYQPAVLQPSTEPSPQATAAVAQANLLRQQEELERKAAELDRREQALQTRGSSGKENNWPPLPKSFPIKPCFYQDFSEDIPPESQRVCKMMYYLWMLNCVALFLNLLACLASFITDANHGVDFGLSILWLILFAPCSFLCWYRPVYKAFKTDSSFSFFFFFFVFFCQVVIFIIQSVGIPNWGNSGWIAAFSNFRTNHAVGAIMIIVAILFTFCAVLSVILLKMVHQMYRRTGASFQKAQQEFSQGVFTNKTFQTAAAGAASTAAQGAFQGNN; the protein is encoded by the exons ATGTCGGGATATGATAGCAACCCCTTCGCAGAGCCCGTGGCAGACAACCCTTTTAAT GACCCTTCAGTCACACAGGTGACCAACTCCAGTGTAACACCAGTCAACCAGTACAGCCCATTCCCCAAA gatggtTTAGCCACTCAAACCACTCCAGCCGCCCCCTCTCCTTATCAGCCTGCTGTGTTACAGCCGTCTACAGAGCCCAGTCCACAG GCGactgctgctgtggctcaggCCAATCTGCtgaggcagcaggaggagctggagagaaaaGCTGCCGAGCTGGACCGCAGAGAGCAGGCGCTGCAGACTAGAGGCTCCTCAG GTAAAGAGAACAACTGGCCTCCACTTCCAAAGAGCTTCCCCATCAAGCCATGTTTCTATCAGGACTTCTCAGAGGACATCCCCCCAGAGTCTCAGAGAGTCTGCAAGATGATGTACTACCTCTGGATGC TCAACTGTGTGGCTCTGTTCCTGAACCTGTTGGCGTGTTTGGCTTCCTTCATCACTGATGCGAATCACGGTGTTGATTTTGGCCTCTCCATTCTCTGGCTCATCCTCTTCGCTCCCTGCTCCTTCCTCTGCTGGTACCGGCCCGTCTACAAGGCCTTCAA gacggacagctccttcagcttcttcttcttcttctttgtgtttttctgccaaGTTGTGATCTTCATCATCCAGTCTGTAGGCATCCCCAACTGGGGCAACAG TGGCTGGATCGCTGCCTTCTCTAATTTCCGTACCAACCATGCAGTGGGAGCCATCATGATCATAGTGGCCATCCTCTTCACCTTCTGCGCTGTGCTGTCCGTCATCCTGCTCAAGATG gTCCACCAAATGTACCGCCGGACCGGGGCCAGTTTCCAGAAGGCCCAGCAGGAGTTCTCACAGGGCGTCTTCACCAATAAAACCTTCCAGACAGCGGCAGCCGGAGCAGCGTCCACTGCTGCCCAGGGAGCGTTCCAGGGGAACAACTAG